Proteins encoded together in one Leptospira semungkisensis window:
- a CDS encoding ExbD/TolR family protein, whose translation MIQLKKKKELEEISASSMSDIAFLLLVFFMVTAVFFVKEGLNISLPRKDAEPTLILRENVYEVLVSGDVIKMRNTKIGTREFSSLKEFRKELNALEIDNISEKVALVKTTGDTKYANMLDALSAVQLRGFTKVSVKRLK comes from the coding sequence ATGATCCAATTAAAGAAAAAGAAAGAGCTCGAGGAAATATCCGCTTCTTCCATGTCGGATATCGCATTCCTCTTGCTCGTGTTCTTCATGGTAACTGCAGTCTTCTTCGTGAAGGAAGGTTTGAACATCTCTCTTCCTCGAAAAGACGCCGAGCCCACACTGATCCTGCGTGAGAATGTCTACGAGGTACTTGTCTCTGGAGACGTGATCAAGATGCGGAATACCAAGATCGGAACCAGGGAATTCAGCAGTCTAAAGGAATTCCGTAAGGAATTAAACGCATTAGAAATAGATAATATTTCAGAAAAAGTAGCTCTAGTAAAAACAACCGGCGACACCAAATATGCGAATATGTTGGATGCCCTGTCCGCCGTGCAATTGCGCGGATTTACTAAAGTTTCCGTAAAAAGGCTCAAGTAG
- a CDS encoding ExbD/TolR family protein → MALKKKKAPPKIPVSSMADIAFLLLVFFMVTSVLDTDPDIPIALPDVPGGEQLNKKIANLYLSADKEKSVFYNQVKMPINEAINNIRAKLTTTPDLKVLVHADKELPYADLDGVFELLKEAGALKVSLVTKTTQGGGLK, encoded by the coding sequence ATGGCTCTGAAAAAGAAGAAAGCACCGCCTAAAATACCGGTGAGTTCGATGGCGGATATCGCATTCCTTCTCTTGGTATTCTTCATGGTGACTTCCGTTCTGGATACCGATCCGGATATTCCTATCGCTCTTCCTGATGTTCCGGGAGGCGAGCAGTTGAATAAAAAGATCGCGAACCTTTATTTGAGTGCAGATAAGGAAAAGAGTGTCTTCTACAACCAAGTGAAGATGCCGATCAACGAAGCAATTAACAATATTCGTGCTAAGCTTACTACGACTCCAGACTTGAAAGTTCTGGTCCACGCGGACAAGGAACTCCCCTATGCGGATCTGGATGGAGTCTTCGAACTCCTAAAGGAAGCCGGAGCATTGAAGGTCTCCCTCGTTACTAAAACTACCCAAGGAGGTGGTCTCAAGTGA
- a CDS encoding energy transducer TonB, whose translation MNQKVAEDTASKSKLRKFIDRYRLEFWVTTSVVLQLLIFSLWYVPTFPSNRLEKLVDEVAFVDNLVIQEPNTGSPDDGDFEETDTLKKKEDPRIAGAQDQVISGATSPIDLSPNVIPQYTKDAQAAGITGTLTIEVVIADSGEVLRVRNIGKPLGFGLENAAIDAFYRKKYSPSILEGKPITVKVLVPVRFQLN comes from the coding sequence GTGAACCAAAAAGTCGCTGAAGATACCGCTTCCAAGAGCAAGCTCAGAAAATTCATAGATCGTTATCGTCTAGAATTCTGGGTAACCACTTCTGTCGTACTTCAACTGCTTATCTTTTCTCTTTGGTATGTTCCTACTTTTCCTTCTAATCGATTGGAGAAGTTAGTGGATGAGGTTGCTTTCGTAGACAACCTAGTCATTCAGGAACCGAACACAGGATCTCCTGATGATGGTGACTTCGAAGAGACAGACACCCTAAAGAAGAAAGAGGACCCGAGGATTGCAGGCGCACAGGATCAGGTGATCTCTGGAGCTACCTCACCTATAGATCTTTCGCCGAATGTTATCCCTCAGTACACCAAGGACGCTCAGGCTGCCGGTATTACGGGAACTCTCACTATCGAAGTAGTGATTGCAGATTCGGGAGAAGTCTTAAGAGTTCGTAACATCGGCAAACCATTAGGTTTCGGCTTAGAGAATGCTGCGATCGATGCTTTCTATAGAAAGAAATACTCCCCTTCTATCTTAGAAGGAAAACCGATCACTGTCAAAGTGCTCGTCCCTGTTCGTTTCCAACTGAACTAA
- a CDS encoding spinster family MFS transporter, translating into MEANQSKHAWRILLLLFLANLLNFFDRTIPAIIIEPIRHEWDLSDLQLGFVGSAFTIIYAIAGLPLGRLADIGSRKRIIGWGLTIWSAFTALNGYAWNYFTFILVRMGVGIGEASYAPAANSLIGDLFPAHKRARAVGIFMLGLPLGLVLAFFTIGALVKAFGSWRAPFFIASIPGILLAVFFFFIHEPERGAAESVQVSKEKVDRPIQRVLGIKTMWWIILSGLTFNFAAYAVNSFLVSLLQRFYHFTLVKAAITTGFIVGITGLVGLTAGGWIADKIHQRSEKGRLLFGAVNLFASSILIWLALMQSEELVLFFSLLFGLGWLVSYNYYTCVYPAIQDIIVPRLRATAMALYFAVMYLLGGAAGPAVVGWFSDYLTHSAMLQAGTSEMSEQFKAIGLHDSLYLIPITVFLTSIFVFLASKSFSSDAAKMKQDMVSGGK; encoded by the coding sequence ATGGAAGCAAATCAATCCAAACACGCATGGAGAATACTACTCCTTCTCTTTTTAGCGAATCTATTAAATTTTTTTGATAGAACAATCCCAGCAATTATAATAGAGCCCATCCGTCATGAATGGGATCTTTCCGATCTACAACTAGGCTTTGTAGGATCCGCATTTACGATCATTTATGCGATTGCGGGTCTTCCCTTAGGTCGTTTAGCAGATATCGGTTCCAGAAAAAGAATTATAGGATGGGGACTTACTATTTGGAGCGCTTTTACTGCACTCAACGGTTATGCTTGGAACTACTTCACCTTTATCTTGGTACGAATGGGAGTCGGCATAGGAGAAGCCAGTTACGCACCCGCTGCAAATTCTTTGATCGGCGACTTATTCCCCGCACATAAGAGAGCAAGAGCAGTCGGTATTTTTATGTTGGGACTTCCACTAGGCTTGGTCCTCGCATTCTTTACGATAGGCGCACTTGTAAAAGCCTTCGGCAGTTGGAGAGCACCTTTCTTTATCGCGTCCATTCCGGGAATTTTATTAGCAGTTTTCTTCTTCTTTATTCATGAACCTGAAAGAGGAGCAGCAGAGTCAGTTCAAGTCTCTAAAGAAAAGGTGGACCGACCAATCCAAAGAGTGTTGGGAATAAAAACAATGTGGTGGATCATTCTCTCCGGTTTGACTTTCAACTTTGCAGCGTATGCTGTGAATAGTTTCCTCGTTTCTCTACTACAAAGATTTTATCATTTCACCTTGGTAAAAGCCGCAATTACAACTGGCTTCATTGTAGGAATCACCGGCTTGGTCGGTTTAACTGCTGGAGGATGGATTGCAGATAAGATCCACCAAAGATCTGAAAAGGGTCGCCTCTTATTCGGAGCGGTGAATTTGTTTGCCTCTTCCATTCTAATATGGCTGGCTCTCATGCAATCCGAAGAATTGGTATTGTTCTTTTCCCTTCTGTTCGGCTTAGGCTGGTTAGTCTCTTATAATTATTATACCTGCGTCTATCCAGCCATCCAAGACATTATCGTTCCCAGATTAAGAGCTACAGCAATGGCGTTATATTTCGCCGTAATGTACCTGTTAGGTGGAGCTGCCGGTCCGGCAGTAGTTGGTTGGTTCTCGGACTATCTCACCCATTCTGCAATGCTTCAAGCGGGAACAAGTGAAATGTCCGAACAATTTAAGGCGATCGGCCTACATGATTCCCTCTATTTGATCCCGATTACCGTCTTTCTGACCTCTATTTTCGTATTTTTGGCCTCTAAAAGCTTCTCCTCGGACGCAGCCAAAATGAAACAGGACATGGTCTCCGGCGGAAAGTAG
- a CDS encoding OprO/OprP family phosphate-selective porin, which yields MKIKKNEKWEVLQPLLSILIPAGLLVFSQAAIAQAQEGNLAQAQEAPKPAPEKPKVEEYTIYEDQDGQLFTKPGPGRFKSRVDKAINKNDPKYNPYPNHLTNRPDDLLKEKLTITGRMQFRGISAQTGSNYNNGKDDFNSVDWNFRRLRLGVQYQGNSWWGLLINLRGENMLNAPYITQSKNTAGDVTSVSLKEARGYFQEAFTFVNLPILGARVSFGQIPTQFQREYLMSSANFVAIERSYMTNAIPQFDLGVNLRLSPLKDVFEGKYEKHLTIDLMTSNGHGAGGDFGTGRRQDLTVAGRPNQPVLISPLYFARVQWNVFGGLVKENGANVGWQEGEEIFQSDAKLSLGAATMQTKNASFSSGPASSLAVDGAIPRGAPTQYLLTTQTTPDNSTYDCTVPSYQTSACQPRLGLKGYTYDGTFSWNGFYLSGAYTTFTGAASNNLSGWQATVGYNIKFAEKYYVMPVFRYDFLKGDFNRDGKIEDTDIKKYYWVGLNLFGDRHLLKAQIFYEIPIVRLTVDPITRQPAVVNNQTFYFQVQATFWTGTVSPEHLNTRLE from the coding sequence ATGAAGATAAAAAAGAACGAGAAGTGGGAGGTCCTACAACCTCTTCTCTCCATCCTTATTCCTGCCGGCTTGCTTGTATTTTCCCAAGCCGCAATTGCTCAGGCTCAGGAAGGTAATCTGGCACAGGCCCAAGAGGCACCTAAGCCTGCACCGGAAAAGCCAAAAGTGGAAGAATATACCATATATGAGGACCAGGACGGGCAACTATTCACCAAACCTGGCCCTGGAAGATTCAAGAGTAGAGTGGATAAGGCCATCAATAAGAATGATCCAAAATACAATCCATATCCGAATCATTTAACGAACCGTCCGGATGATCTTCTAAAGGAAAAACTTACCATTACAGGTAGGATGCAGTTCCGCGGGATCTCGGCCCAAACCGGTTCCAATTACAATAACGGAAAAGACGACTTCAATTCCGTCGACTGGAACTTCCGCCGTTTGCGTTTAGGGGTTCAGTACCAAGGAAATTCCTGGTGGGGACTTTTGATCAACCTTAGGGGTGAGAACATGCTCAATGCTCCTTACATAACCCAGTCCAAGAATACGGCGGGTGATGTTACAAGCGTCTCTCTCAAAGAAGCAAGAGGTTATTTCCAAGAGGCATTCACCTTCGTGAACCTTCCGATATTGGGAGCGAGAGTAAGCTTCGGACAGATCCCTACTCAATTCCAGAGAGAATATCTCATGTCTTCTGCAAACTTCGTTGCAATAGAACGTTCTTATATGACGAATGCGATCCCTCAGTTCGACTTAGGGGTTAACTTAAGACTTTCTCCTTTGAAAGATGTGTTCGAAGGTAAATACGAAAAACATCTTACGATCGATCTTATGACAAGTAACGGTCATGGAGCCGGTGGTGACTTCGGAACAGGAAGAAGACAGGATCTTACCGTTGCTGGTAGACCGAACCAACCTGTATTGATCTCTCCTTTATATTTCGCAAGGGTTCAATGGAACGTTTTTGGTGGACTCGTAAAAGAAAATGGAGCGAATGTAGGCTGGCAAGAAGGAGAAGAGATCTTCCAAAGCGATGCGAAACTCTCTCTGGGAGCCGCTACAATGCAAACCAAGAATGCAAGCTTTAGCTCAGGTCCAGCTTCTTCCTTAGCGGTAGACGGTGCGATCCCGAGAGGAGCTCCTACTCAATATCTTTTAACTACTCAAACGACTCCGGATAACAGCACTTATGATTGCACTGTTCCAAGTTACCAAACCAGCGCTTGTCAACCAAGACTGGGATTGAAAGGATACACTTATGACGGTACATTTAGCTGGAACGGCTTCTACTTAAGCGGCGCATATACTACCTTTACCGGGGCAGCCTCCAATAATCTGAGTGGATGGCAGGCAACTGTAGGGTATAATATCAAATTCGCGGAAAAATACTATGTCATGCCAGTCTTCCGTTATGACTTCTTAAAAGGAGACTTCAACAGAGACGGTAAGATAGAAGATACTGATATTAAGAAATACTACTGGGTAGGTCTGAACTTGTTCGGAGATAGACATCTTCTTAAAGCACAGATCTTTTATGAAATTCCCATCGTAAGACTGACGGTGGATCCGATCACAAGACAGCCTGCGGTTGTAAATAACCAAACCTTTTACTTCCAAGTGCAGGCTACCTTCTGGACCGGAACTGTCAGCCCAGAACATTTAAATACTAGATTAGAATAA
- a CDS encoding LA_3150 family lipoprotein, with translation MKSLLKFVPAALGLVLMACASQKTEDGILSTLFASPDDGNRSIIVVELAANNVDYTGDCYDTFTIGGSMNTTVSPTNYYNIVMFGHSLDTERRKSALSTSSCSSLGFLGSGIPTNGSTVNFKIYTCDPNLGQGGGACGTKILTAVGF, from the coding sequence ATGAAATCTTTACTAAAATTCGTTCCCGCTGCTTTAGGACTGGTCCTAATGGCCTGCGCTTCTCAAAAAACAGAAGACGGAATTCTATCTACCTTATTTGCTTCCCCGGACGACGGAAATAGATCCATCATCGTGGTGGAACTTGCAGCGAATAACGTGGATTATACCGGAGATTGTTACGACACATTTACCATAGGCGGAAGCATGAACACTACTGTTTCTCCTACGAACTATTATAATATAGTAATGTTCGGGCATTCTTTAGATACAGAAAGACGCAAGTCTGCTCTATCTACTTCTTCTTGCAGTTCCCTCGGTTTTCTTGGTTCAGGAATTCCTACCAACGGAAGCACGGTGAATTTCAAAATATACACCTGCGATCCGAACCTAGGCCAAGGAGGTGGAGCCTGCGGTACTAAAATACTTACCGCAGTCGGTTTCTAA
- a CDS encoding phosphate ABC transporter substrate-binding protein yields MKKIGLRLLVLLSLALSSISVSGEEKKTLTIKGSDTMVILVQKWTETFPDKSLQFQVTGGGSGTGIAALINGTTDICSSSRPLKPQEIQQLKEKYNSNGIEIKVAIDGLSVYVNKKNPLAKLTIEEIRKIFTGKVTNWKELGGEDHKIVLYSRENNSGTYEYFKDHVLEKQDFDASVQHMVGTAALVNAISKDKWGIGYGGAAYASGVKDLAVAVNANEKAELPTETNILTNKYPISRYLYFYLREAPKDQTKKFVDWVIGKDGQKVVKDVGYFPLKKK; encoded by the coding sequence ATGAAAAAAATAGGTTTAAGGCTATTAGTCTTACTTAGCTTGGCTCTTTCTTCAATTTCCGTATCCGGGGAAGAGAAAAAGACACTTACTATCAAGGGATCCGATACGATGGTGATCCTCGTTCAAAAATGGACAGAGACTTTTCCTGATAAGTCTTTACAATTTCAGGTTACAGGTGGGGGATCCGGTACTGGGATCGCGGCTCTAATCAATGGAACCACCGATATTTGCTCTTCTTCTCGTCCTCTGAAACCTCAAGAAATCCAACAATTGAAAGAAAAATACAATTCCAACGGAATTGAGATCAAAGTTGCGATCGACGGCCTTTCCGTTTATGTGAATAAGAAAAACCCTCTGGCCAAATTGACCATCGAGGAAATTCGCAAGATATTCACCGGAAAAGTAACCAACTGGAAGGAATTAGGCGGAGAAGATCACAAAATCGTTCTCTACAGCAGAGAGAATAATTCCGGAACTTATGAGTATTTCAAGGATCACGTTCTTGAAAAACAAGACTTTGACGCTTCCGTTCAGCACATGGTCGGGACCGCAGCTCTTGTAAACGCGATCTCCAAAGACAAATGGGGAATCGGATACGGCGGAGCAGCTTATGCTTCCGGAGTGAAGGACTTGGCAGTTGCAGTAAATGCAAACGAGAAAGCTGAACTTCCAACCGAAACAAACATCTTGACTAATAAATATCCCATTTCCAGATATCTGTATTTCTATCTGAGAGAAGCTCCCAAAGACCAAACCAAGAAATTCGTGGATTGGGTAATCGGGAAAGACGGACAAAAAGTAGTTAAGGACGTCGGATACTTCCCTCTTAAAAAGAAGTAA
- the pstC gene encoding phosphate ABC transporter permease subunit PstC, with amino-acid sequence MSNIDPLLRYLLHPSRRKIDTIAETSIKATAATSILIIILIFFFVFREASSLFFPDKPNSNTTTQGAAPSEYNPEESAPAEYNPDGDSLALAPSKTETSSQPEPEKLSLFENLLSKVWQPVSSVPKFGILPLIIGTAKTTIIAILIGAPLAVLAALNITFFVPRRVREIVKPAIEMLANFPSVVIGFFCLMDVATVVKATFDLDFRLNALTGGIGLSIAVTPIIFTVAEDALSTVPQSYRQASLALGATEWQTAYRVMLPAALPGVFAAVLLGVGRAFGETMIALMATGNAPMMSFGIFDPSRTFAATIGAEMGEVIWGSEHYNILFFLGVLLFLFTFSLNAVTELYVKKKLMKKFQGS; translated from the coding sequence ATGAGCAATATTGATCCTCTGTTAAGGTATCTCTTACATCCGAGCAGACGAAAAATCGACACAATCGCCGAAACTTCCATCAAGGCCACTGCGGCAACTTCCATTCTGATTATCATCCTTATCTTCTTTTTCGTTTTTAGAGAAGCATCTTCCTTATTCTTTCCTGATAAACCGAATTCGAACACTACTACCCAAGGTGCCGCTCCTTCCGAATACAATCCGGAAGAAAGTGCTCCGGCAGAGTATAATCCGGATGGAGACAGCTTAGCATTAGCTCCTTCTAAAACGGAAACTTCTTCTCAACCGGAACCTGAAAAGCTTTCTTTATTTGAAAATTTGCTCAGCAAGGTTTGGCAGCCGGTGTCTTCCGTTCCTAAATTCGGGATCCTTCCTTTGATTATAGGAACTGCTAAGACCACGATCATAGCCATTTTGATCGGCGCGCCTCTCGCAGTCTTGGCGGCCTTGAATATAACATTCTTCGTGCCTAGAAGAGTGAGAGAAATAGTAAAGCCTGCAATCGAAATGCTCGCAAACTTCCCTTCCGTTGTGATCGGATTCTTCTGCTTAATGGATGTGGCTACAGTCGTTAAGGCAACCTTTGATCTGGACTTTCGATTGAATGCTCTTACGGGAGGAATCGGACTCTCTATCGCTGTGACTCCTATCATATTCACAGTGGCAGAAGATGCTCTTAGCACAGTTCCTCAATCCTACAGACAAGCTTCTCTTGCATTAGGTGCAACCGAATGGCAAACCGCATACAGGGTTATGTTACCTGCGGCTCTGCCGGGAGTATTTGCAGCAGTATTATTAGGCGTAGGTAGAGCCTTCGGTGAAACGATGATCGCCCTTATGGCGACCGGAAACGCACCGATGATGTCTTTCGGGATCTTTGATCCAAGCAGGACCTTTGCTGCAACGATCGGAGCCGAGATGGGTGAAGTCATCTGGGGATCCGAACATTACAATATTCTGTTTTTCTTAGGTGTGCTTTTATTCCTATTCACCTTCTCCTTAAATGCGGTTACTGAACTGTATGTAAAGAAGAAGCTAATGAAAAAGTTTCAAGGCTCTTAA
- the pstA gene encoding phosphate ABC transporter permease PstA: MKWKKVRLKRNRVIKEKIYSILAVGIPMIATGLILSVVFLMLGNIFYKGLSGVSWEFLTEAPRNNNLEGGIFPAIYGTVYLVFIMILFSIPIGTATGIFLSEYTRRDSKFAMTVRFAINTLAGVPSIVFGLFGVGFFIQFIGKGMDFVGGNTTPVWGKPALIWAAATLAILTLPVVIISVEETMRGIPREMRESSLALGATKWQTIWKLVLPNSVTGILTGAILAIGRGAGEVAPILFVGVVYSLPELPSHLSDQFMQLGYHLFVLATQSPDVDAAMPKQYATTVVLLTLTFGMSFFATFLRYRIRKARGSAHV; the protein is encoded by the coding sequence TTGAAATGGAAAAAAGTCAGACTCAAGCGCAATCGAGTCATTAAAGAAAAAATATACTCCATTCTTGCAGTCGGGATCCCAATGATCGCCACAGGATTGATTCTCTCTGTGGTTTTTCTCATGCTCGGGAATATTTTCTACAAGGGTCTTTCTGGGGTGAGTTGGGAATTCCTGACAGAAGCCCCCAGAAATAATAACTTGGAAGGCGGGATCTTTCCTGCAATTTACGGGACCGTATATCTTGTTTTTATAATGATCTTATTCAGCATTCCGATCGGAACGGCAACAGGTATCTTTCTTTCTGAATACACCAGAAGAGATTCAAAGTTCGCCATGACGGTCCGTTTCGCGATCAATACTCTGGCAGGAGTTCCTTCCATCGTATTCGGTTTATTCGGAGTTGGATTCTTCATTCAATTTATAGGTAAGGGAATGGACTTTGTAGGTGGGAACACCACTCCAGTTTGGGGAAAGCCGGCTCTGATCTGGGCAGCAGCGACTCTCGCAATTCTCACACTACCTGTAGTGATCATCTCGGTAGAAGAGACTATGAGAGGAATCCCGAGAGAAATGAGAGAGTCCAGCCTTGCGTTAGGCGCAACCAAATGGCAAACAATTTGGAAACTGGTTCTTCCGAATTCGGTAACAGGGATCCTCACAGGTGCCATTCTTGCGATCGGAAGAGGCGCAGGAGAAGTAGCGCCAATTCTATTTGTAGGTGTGGTTTATTCTTTGCCGGAATTACCTTCTCATCTTTCCGATCAGTTCATGCAGTTAGGATATCACCTTTTCGTTTTAGCAACCCAATCGCCCGATGTGGACGCCGCCATGCCGAAGCAATACGCAACTACTGTCGTTCTACTCACTCTGACTTTCGGAATGAGTTTCTTTGCGACTTTCTTGCGATATAGAATCCGTAAGGCAAGAGGCAGCGCTCACGTATGA
- the pstB gene encoding phosphate ABC transporter ATP-binding protein PstB: protein MKDTKVKIKSRHFNFFYGENQALHDISLEIHAKKVTAFIGPSGCGKSTFLRSINRMNDVIDGSKVNGKLEIDGINVYDPLMNVVELRKRVGMVFQKSFPFPKSIYENIAFGLKLNGRVAKDEMDHIVEESLRKAALWKEVKERLNDSALGLSGGQQQRLCIARAIAMNPEVILMDEPCSALDPISTKKVEEFITEFKDSYTIVIVTHNMQQATRVSDYTGFFYMGRLVEFDTTKKIFHDPSKKETEDYISGKFG, encoded by the coding sequence ATGAAAGATACAAAAGTAAAAATCAAATCCCGCCATTTTAACTTTTTCTACGGAGAAAATCAGGCATTGCATGATATCTCTTTGGAGATCCATGCAAAGAAGGTAACCGCCTTTATCGGACCATCCGGTTGTGGTAAGTCCACGTTCTTACGTTCCATCAATCGAATGAACGATGTGATCGATGGCTCTAAGGTAAACGGAAAGTTAGAGATAGACGGGATCAATGTTTACGATCCCCTAATGAACGTAGTGGAACTTCGTAAGAGAGTGGGAATGGTTTTCCAAAAATCCTTCCCCTTTCCTAAATCCATTTATGAAAATATCGCGTTCGGATTGAAGTTGAATGGCAGAGTCGCGAAGGACGAGATGGATCATATCGTAGAGGAAAGCTTGAGAAAGGCTGCTCTATGGAAAGAAGTCAAAGAAAGATTGAACGATAGCGCTCTCGGACTTTCCGGAGGACAGCAGCAAAGGCTTTGCATTGCAAGAGCTATTGCGATGAATCCTGAAGTAATCCTTATGGACGAACCTTGTTCCGCTCTGGATCCAATCTCCACTAAAAAAGTCGAAGAGTTCATCACAGAATTCAAGGATTCTTATACAATCGTGATCGTAACGCATAATATGCAGCAAGCTACTAGGGTCAGCGATTATACAGGATTCTTCTATATGGGTCGCTTGGTGGAATTTGATACTACTAAGAAGATCTTCCATGATCCTTCTAAAAAAGAAACGGAAGACTATATCTCCGGTAAATTCGGTTAA
- a CDS encoding carboxylate--amine ligase, producing MEFWPTWKLYLPLIPYIAFESLRSIRRGSISSLGFGSIAAANPGIPLGGLVGESKSEILKQIHSNSVLKFFPIQREDKNLEIILEKMNALGLKFPVILKPDSGQRGQGVRKIRNESELSESLKDSNVDLIVQEFHPGPYEVGIFYYRLPSETKGKIFSITRKVFPRVTGDGTSSLEELVNSHPRFHLQKETFQSRFKEAWKKVPKKGESIQLTEAGNHCQGTLFLDGSEWITDKLEEAIDQISATFEGFYFGRYDIRFSSLSEFLEGKGLHIVELNGVTSESTNLYDPRFSWKERYQILFKQWKILFKISRESKGKKAGLFSIFQALYKFYFGGRIVSNLSS from the coding sequence ATGGAATTTTGGCCTACTTGGAAATTATATCTTCCTCTCATTCCTTATATAGCATTCGAGTCCTTACGATCCATCCGAAGAGGAAGCATCTCTTCTTTGGGTTTCGGATCCATCGCAGCAGCAAATCCAGGCATTCCTTTAGGGGGATTGGTAGGAGAATCCAAATCGGAAATCCTAAAACAAATCCATTCGAATTCTGTCCTGAAATTCTTTCCGATCCAAAGAGAAGACAAGAACCTTGAAATCATTTTAGAAAAAATGAATGCACTCGGATTAAAATTCCCTGTCATTCTCAAGCCAGACTCAGGACAAAGAGGACAGGGAGTCCGAAAGATCCGCAACGAATCAGAACTCTCAGAGTCTCTGAAAGATTCAAATGTGGATCTGATCGTCCAAGAATTTCATCCTGGACCCTACGAAGTTGGGATCTTCTATTATAGGCTTCCTTCTGAAACGAAAGGAAAGATCTTCTCCATTACCCGGAAAGTTTTTCCGAGAGTAACAGGAGACGGGACTTCCAGCTTAGAAGAATTAGTAAATTCTCATCCTCGCTTTCATCTCCAAAAGGAAACATTTCAATCCAGATTTAAAGAAGCTTGGAAGAAGGTCCCGAAGAAAGGAGAATCCATACAGCTTACGGAAGCTGGGAATCATTGCCAAGGCACTCTTTTTCTAGACGGCTCAGAATGGATCACTGATAAGTTGGAAGAAGCTATCGATCAGATCTCAGCTACTTTTGAAGGATTTTATTTTGGAAGATACGATATACGCTTCTCTTCCCTATCCGAATTTTTAGAGGGCAAAGGATTGCATATAGTGGAATTAAACGGAGTCACTTCAGAATCCACGAATCTCTACGACCCTAGATTCTCTTGGAAGGAAAGATACCAGATCCTATTCAAACAATGGAAGATTCTATTTAAAATCTCCAGAGAATCAAAGGGAAAGAAAGCGGGTCTGTTTTCTATCTTTCAGGCATTATATAAATTCTATTTCGGGGGAAGGATCGTATCTAACCTATCCAGCTAG